GATGAAAACATTCTCGGGCTGCTTTCGAGAATTGTTTCCAAATTTCGAATATTGGCCGCGAAAAGAAATCCTTTGTAAAATCCCTCCAATTCCGAGGCACTAGGCATCGGTGCAGCCACCCCGGTTTTACAGTCAACACATTGGCATATGGTGTAATCCCTCATAGAATAAACCGGCGTTGTCGCTCCGCCGCAAAAAAGGCAGTTACTGCCTTGTACAGAGACAATCACTGTTGGCCACCATCGCCAACATGCCACCGCCCCGAATACTGGAGAGCAGCCCCACCACAGAATTCACCTGTCACTTCAAACTTCTTGGTGGCATAAAGCCACAGCAGTTGCCGATTATTTGTTTTGTCGTAAACAATTAGATTAAAATAATATGCTCCCGGGTTCAGGTTCAGTCGGTCAATTTCCAATCGAACCCGGTTGCGAGTGTAAGTATTATGAACGGTGAACTCATTAAATGAAGAATGACATTGTGCAACCGTCGCTCCGTCCATCCCCATAAAAGTCACTGAAAGAGCAACTTCCTCGTATTTACGCGAAACAAACAAATCCAACTCAGCGTTCAGAGAGTCACACCAGCCAAAGGTATCCGTGACTCGTTTGTTCTGATCCAGCAATATTAAGTTTTGGACAAATGTCTCCTGATCTCCACTGACAACTTTGCTCTCATGGCTGAACAATTTATTATATTCAGCAATCGTCTTTGCCGGGGAACC
This is a stretch of genomic DNA from Desulfuromonadaceae bacterium. It encodes these proteins:
- a CDS encoding Wzt carbohydrate-binding domain-containing protein yields the protein IELGAGFNPVLTGRENVYVNGSVLGFSKDEIDRKLDEIIAFAELNEFIDAPVQSYSSGMRVRLGFAIAAQMEPDILIIDEVLAVGDMGFRSKCYAKLTELIEKSAVIFVSHQMYFVNRLCSSAILLKSGQKICIGSPAKTIAEYNKLFSHESKVVSGDQETFVQNLILLDQNKRVTDTFGWCDSLNAELDLFVSRKYEEVALSVTFMGMDGATVAQCHSSFNEFTVHNTYTRNRVRLEIDRLNLNPGAYYFNLIVYDKTNNRQLLWLYATKKFEVTGEFCGGAALQYSGRWHVGDGGQQ